Part of the Desulfotomaculum sp. genome, TCTCTGACCGCGCCCTCTTCATCTCCTCATCCAGGGTCCCTCTGGAAGTTTCCTCTTCCTTAAGCCGTTCCTCCGACAGAACGATCATATCCCTGATCTCATTCATTATGCCATACTCTTCCTCAAGCAGGGCATATGTGCTGCCGACCAGCTTTTCAAACTCCTTGATGTCCACGTCGTAAATATTTTCCCTTATCTTTTGCATGAACTGGCTGATATCGTTCTTTTTCTGCCTGATCATCTAGCACCAGGTTGCCGCTCTGCCCGATGGCTTTCTTGTAGTTTTTGCGCCTGATCAGTTCGCGCAGCTTCAGTTCCTCAATAGTAAAGCTGATCTCCTGCTCTACTTCTTTTGTTCTAAGGAGCAGGTCATATCCCTGGTCTGTAAGCTGGTAGTTCATCACATAACCGCGATCGCTGTCCTTCAACTTGTCGTCGATAAGCCTGATCCGGACCGGGGCCATCCCCTTCCCATATCTCATCACCGGGTAATATCTTGCTTCCCCGCCGTTTTGCAGGATATCCTTGATGATGTAGTCCGTAATCCTGCGGGTGGTTTCCCGGGGAAAACTAAGGCCGAAATCAGGAATAATCCTTGCAACGAAGGACGTTATAACTTCTATGGTACACTCCTCGTCCTCGGCAAGAGTCCTGTCCATTATAAAGACAAGGACAGCAAAAATAATATTGTCAAGCTGTCCCGGCTCAAGCAGCTTCTCTATGTCCATTTTCCGGTTGCCGCGGTTTACAATAGAATCTACGGCTGCTATAATCTGCATCCGCTTCTCAAAACCTTCGAGGAACTCCAATCCCTCCACATTCATTGAGAAGTTCAACGCCTTCAGCCAGTTTAAGCATGAGCCGGTACAAGCCGGAAAAAGGCTTGAGATCAAGATTGGGGTTGGCTTCCCTGGCCCGGAAAAACAGACGGATTCCCTCCGGATCAAGGTCCCCGAAATAAAAAAAACGCCCCGCTTGATCCTTTTTGCCGCCCAGCATGCCGGCATTGTATTCCTCAAGGGCGCCGCGTTTGGAAATCTTATTGCCTTCGCCATAAAGAAGAGCATCGACAGGGACACCGGCTATTATATTCTTCCCGGTATCCTGCATCAGTTTTCTAAAAGTAAACCAGAGCAGCGCCTGAAGACGAATCAGGATTTGGGAGATTAGGGAGGTTCACCTGCATGGCTATTATACCACAACTTCGCATATTTGGCTGGAAAGAAATCGAAGAATTAGGTGATTTGGAGCGGTTACCGTCTCGTGCTGGAATATATGCCGGACGAAAAACTTATTAGACAACTGGAAAAAGAGCGGTATAAAGGATGGGACGATTATCCCGTACGGGCGATGTGGAACTCCGTATTTGCCGGCATAGTGTTTCAGCATGATAACGTAGAAAAACTGCGCCGGGAACTAAGGCGAAACGGTCAACTGCGGAATATGAGCGGATTTAAAAGTAAGGCCGTGCCCCCAGCATGGGTATATACACGATTTTTGAAAAAAATATTAAACATACGGAAAAAGTAGACGAGATATTCGAAAAGCTGGTTGAACAGTTGCAGGAACTATTGCCTGACTTCAGCAAGCACCTGGCCGTAGACAGCAAAGCCATCTCATCGGCTGCCCAGGGGAAGAATGGTAACCAGACCCCGAATGGCAGACGGGATACGGATGCCGATTATGGGAAAAAAGAGTACCGGGGTCAGAACAAAAACGGCAGCCTCTGGGAAAAGATCGTGAAGTGGTTTGGCTACAAGCTGCATTCAGTCGTGGATGCAACCTATGAATTGCCCGTGGCCTATAAAGTCACAAAAGCTTCGGCTTCAGACATCACAGAAGGACACGCCTTACTTGAACAGATGGAAGAAAAGCAACTGGAGATTTTGAAAACAGCAGAAACATTGGTGGGAGATAAGGGCTATGATGATACAAAACTGATCAAGAAATGCTGGGATCAGTATCAAATCAAACCGGTAATCGACATACGCAACATGTGGAAAGACGGGGAAGAAACGCGCCTGCTTAACGGAAGAACCAATGTAACTTATAACTATAAAGGCAACGTTTACTGCTATTGCCCAAAAACAAATACCAAACGGGAAATGACCAATGGGGGGTTTGAAAAAGACCGAAGCACCTTAAAGAAATTATGTCCGGCCAAACAGTACGGAATTATCTGCCAAGGCCAAGAAGCATGTCCGGTGGCGCAAGGGCTTCGGATCCCCCTAACGGAAGATCGAAGAATCTTTACGCCGATTGATCGCGCAAGCTACAAGTGGGGAAAAGAATATGACAAACGTGCCAGTGTGGAACGAGTAAATAGCCGGTTAGACGTCTCCTTTGGCTTTGAACTGCACACAATCCGGGGAATGGCCAAGATGAAACTAAGGTGCGGATTGGCGCTGTGTGTTATGCTGGCCATGGACGAGAGGCGAATCAAAGGAAAACAAAAAGAGAAAATGCGAAGTCTGGTGGCAGCAGCCTAAAAAGTATCCATATAGAAATAACTTTTCCGATAAAATATCCTCAGCCCTAAACTGGGGAAACAGGATAGGTGTACTCATTATCATGGTAAAATGAGAAAAATAATTTAATTAATAAAGAAATATGTCATTATTGTAGCACAGTTTCAATTTACCAATTGAGAATGCTTGACCAATGACTAAAAAACCAAAAAAAGCTTACAAAGCAAAAAGCATAATACCCAAAAATTCTTGACAGCATCATCGATGTGCACTATATTTACAATGCACATATTTCATGTTAGAATGTATACAATGATAACAAAGGAGGGGTGGCAAATGTCTGAAACGACAAATTTAACCATTCGCATTGATAAGGAACTCAAGGAGCAGGCAGAACAGCTTTTCTCTGAATTGGGTATGAATATGACGACGGCATTCACCGTCTTCGTCCGACAGGCTGTTCGACAGAGAAAAATACCCTTTGAAATTTCCTTAAATATTCCGAATACTGAAACAATAGCGGCTATGGAGGAAGCCAATAGAATAAGCCATGACCCAAATGCAAAACGCTATTCAAGTTTTGAAGAATTGGTAGCGGAGGTCCGGAATGAAGTATGAGATTTTATCGACGGGCAGATTCAAAAAGGACTTAAAGGCAATTATGAAGCGAGGGTACAATATCCAATTGCTGCAAGATGTTGTTTCTCTGCTGGCTGCTGGAATACCCTTGCCGGAAAAAAACAAAGACCATATGTTAACAGGTGATTGGACCAGGCATAGAGAATGCCATATTACTCCCGATTGGCTTTAAATTTACAAGATTAACAACGATGTTTTAGTTTTGACGCTTACCAGAACAGGTACACACAGTGACTTGTTTTGAACAAAACACCCGGGTCAAACCATTTTTTTCGACAGCGGACAACGGTAAGATCCGGTTAACTATCTTTTTCCGGATTACCCTTCTTGTT contains:
- a CDS encoding type II toxin-antitoxin system antitoxin, RelB/DinJ family — translated: MSETTNLTIRIDKELKEQAEQLFSELGMNMTTAFTVFVRQAVRQRKIPFEISLNIPNTETIAAMEEANRISHDPNAKRYSSFEELVAEVRNEV